One Glutamicibacter halophytocola DNA segment encodes these proteins:
- the prfA gene encoding peptide chain release factor 1: MFESVKTLLEEHAQIQAQLSDPAVYADQALARKLGRRSAQLNGIVEAYNRWHSATEDLEAAREMADEDPDFAEEVETLSAALPELQEKLRRLLIPRDENDARDVILEVKGGEGGDEAALFAADLLRMYTRYAENKGWKVEMISFNESDLGGYKDAQVAIKGKSNDPAEGVYAQLKFEGGVHRVQRVPVTESQGRIHTSAAGVLVLPEVDEPEEVEIHQNDLKIDVYRSSGPGGQSVNTTDSAVRITHMPTGIVVAMQNEKSQIQNREAAMRVLRSRLLAHQQEIIDQENSAQRASQIRTMDRSERIRTYNYPENRIADHRTGYKAYNLDAVMDGDLQPVIESCIQMDEEERLAALGE, translated from the coding sequence ATGTTCGAATCCGTCAAGACGCTACTAGAAGAGCATGCACAGATCCAGGCGCAGCTCTCGGATCCGGCGGTGTACGCCGACCAGGCGCTGGCCCGCAAGCTCGGACGCCGCTCCGCCCAGCTCAACGGCATCGTCGAAGCCTACAACCGCTGGCACAGCGCCACCGAGGATCTGGAAGCTGCCCGCGAAATGGCAGATGAAGACCCGGATTTCGCCGAAGAGGTCGAGACCCTGAGCGCGGCACTGCCTGAATTGCAGGAAAAGCTGCGCCGCCTGCTGATTCCGCGCGACGAGAACGACGCCCGCGATGTGATCCTCGAGGTCAAGGGCGGCGAAGGCGGCGACGAGGCCGCGCTGTTCGCAGCCGACCTGCTGCGCATGTACACCCGCTACGCCGAGAACAAGGGCTGGAAGGTGGAGATGATCTCCTTCAACGAGTCCGACCTTGGCGGCTACAAGGACGCCCAGGTGGCCATCAAGGGCAAGTCGAACGACCCGGCTGAAGGCGTCTACGCCCAGCTGAAGTTCGAAGGCGGCGTGCACCGCGTGCAGCGCGTGCCGGTGACCGAATCCCAGGGGCGCATCCACACCTCGGCAGCCGGCGTCCTGGTGCTGCCAGAAGTCGACGAGCCAGAAGAAGTCGAGATCCACCAGAATGACCTGAAGATCGACGTCTACCGCTCCTCGGGCCCCGGCGGCCAGTCCGTGAACACCACCGACTCCGCGGTGCGCATCACCCACATGCCCACCGGCATCGTGGTGGCCATGCAGAACGAGAAGTCGCAGATCCAGAACCGCGAAGCCGCCATGCGCGTGCTGCGCTCGCGCCTGCTGGCCCACCAGCAGGAGATCATCGACCAGGAGAACTCGGCCCAGCGTGCCAGCCAGATCCGCACCATGGATCGTTCCGAGCGCATCCGCACCTACAACTACCCGGAAAACCGCATCGCGGATCACCGCACCGGGTACAAGGCCTACAACCTGGATGCCGTGATGGACGGCGACCTGCAGCCGGTGATCGAATCCTGCATCCAGATGGACGAGGAAGAGCGCCTGGCAGCGCTGGGCGAGTAA
- the argS gene encoding arginine--tRNA ligase: MTPEELSAAISACLTEAVAAGEISVEVPDTVRVDRPKSREHGDWATNIALQLGKKAGMAPRDFAQILARRLAEVPGVGAVDIAGPGFLNITLEAGAAGELARTIVDAGAAYGSNQALAGHVVNMEFVSANPTGPLHIGHTRWAALGDAISRVLRASGASVTSEYYINDAGNQMNVFARSVYNRIHGLPVPEGGYPGEYIKELGDIVLAQNPQLGELEEAEAIPALRDAAYKAQLADIKSTLADFGVSFDVYFSETALHEGGAVADAVARLREQGHIFDLEGAVWLRTTDFGDDKDRVLIRANGEPTYFAADAAYYLSKKDRGFEEKIYLLGADHHGYVNRLKAIAACAGDDKEKNIEVLIGQLISVNGAKLSKRAGNIIELRDLINWIGADALRYSLARFPADSPIALDPEQLKKNSNDNPVFYVQYAHARSAAAARNAAAKGVTRDEFDAALLTDPTENELLAVLGQFPSVVAGAAEFREPHRIARYLEQVAGAYHSWYAATRITPVAEDEAIAPVHSTRLWLNDAATTVLANGLELLGVSAPERM; this comes from the coding sequence GTGACTCCTGAAGAACTCTCCGCAGCAATATCCGCATGCCTCACCGAAGCCGTCGCCGCTGGTGAAATCTCCGTTGAGGTTCCAGACACCGTGCGTGTCGACCGTCCCAAGAGCCGTGAGCACGGTGACTGGGCAACCAACATCGCGCTGCAGCTGGGCAAGAAGGCCGGCATGGCCCCGCGCGACTTCGCGCAGATCCTTGCCCGACGCCTTGCCGAGGTTCCAGGAGTCGGTGCCGTGGACATCGCAGGCCCTGGCTTTTTGAACATTACCCTCGAAGCTGGCGCGGCCGGCGAGCTGGCCCGCACCATCGTCGACGCCGGTGCAGCCTATGGCAGCAACCAGGCCCTGGCCGGCCACGTGGTCAACATGGAGTTCGTTTCGGCGAACCCGACCGGTCCGCTGCACATCGGCCACACCCGCTGGGCTGCCCTGGGCGATGCGATCTCGCGCGTCCTGCGCGCTTCGGGCGCCTCGGTCACCAGCGAGTACTACATCAACGACGCCGGCAACCAGATGAACGTCTTTGCCCGCTCGGTCTACAACCGCATCCACGGCCTGCCGGTTCCCGAGGGCGGCTACCCAGGCGAATACATCAAGGAACTGGGCGATATCGTCCTGGCCCAGAACCCGCAATTGGGCGAACTGGAAGAAGCCGAAGCCATCCCGGCGCTGCGCGATGCCGCCTACAAGGCGCAGCTGGCAGACATCAAGTCGACCCTGGCCGACTTCGGCGTCAGCTTCGACGTGTACTTCTCCGAGACCGCCCTGCACGAAGGCGGGGCCGTGGCCGATGCCGTAGCCCGCCTGCGCGAACAGGGCCACATCTTCGATTTGGAGGGCGCCGTCTGGCTGCGCACCACCGACTTCGGCGATGACAAGGACCGCGTGCTGATCCGCGCCAATGGCGAGCCGACCTACTTCGCTGCCGACGCCGCCTACTACCTGTCCAAGAAGGACCGCGGCTTCGAAGAGAAGATCTACCTGCTGGGAGCCGACCACCACGGCTACGTCAACCGTCTCAAGGCCATTGCCGCCTGCGCGGGGGATGACAAGGAAAAGAACATCGAGGTGCTGATCGGCCAGCTGATCAGCGTTAACGGCGCCAAGCTCTCCAAGCGCGCCGGCAACATCATCGAGCTGCGCGATTTGATCAACTGGATCGGTGCCGACGCGCTGCGCTACTCGCTGGCCCGCTTCCCGGCTGATTCGCCGATCGCGCTGGACCCGGAGCAGCTGAAGAAGAACTCCAACGACAACCCGGTGTTCTACGTGCAGTATGCCCACGCCCGCTCGGCTGCCGCGGCCCGCAATGCCGCCGCCAAGGGAGTGACCCGCGACGAGTTCGATGCCGCGCTGCTCACCGACCCAACCGAAAACGAGCTGCTGGCAGTGCTCGGCCAGTTCCCCTCGGTGGTCGCAGGCGCCGCTGAATTCCGCGAACCGCACCGCATTGCCCGCTACCTGGAGCAGGTCGCCGGCGCCTACCACTCCTGGTACGCCGCAACCCGCATCACCCCGGTGGCTGAGGACGAGGCGATCGCACCAGTTCACAGCACCCGCCTGTGGCTGAACGACGCCGCCACCACCGTCTTGGCAAATGGATTGGAACTGCTGGGCGTTTCCGCCCCAGAGAGGATGTAA
- the lysA gene encoding diaminopimelate decarboxylase, whose amino-acid sequence MAVSPLAPQWLQFPENINALRQIEWASGVSREASGELSVQGITASALAEEFGTPLFVLDENDFRARARGFKTAFDQAFKELCGAVDVYYAGKAFVCTEVARWVTDEGLRLDTCSGGELAVAQAAGVPAANLSLHGNNKSAAEITRAITMGVGRIVIDSLDELERVITLAGSLGRTAEVMLRITPGVHASTHEAIATAHEDQKFGLSILADATGTSPALRAVARAIEAKNVNLLGLHAHIGSQIFEAEGFAMVARTMLGLLAQIREIHQVALPELDLGGGYGIAYTSEDHPSTPAKLASQMAEVVAATCQELALDCPRISIEPGRAIAGPTTFTLYEAGVRKDVQVEDASGELFPRRYISVDGGMSDNPRPVLYDAQYTAVLAGRMTQSDAIISRVVGKHCESGDIVVKDVYLPEDVAAGDLLAVPATGAYCWALSSNYNYLTRPAVVAVRDGQARLIVRRETEDDLLARDMGV is encoded by the coding sequence ATGGCCGTATCGCCGCTAGCCCCGCAATGGCTGCAATTCCCCGAAAACATCAACGCGCTTCGCCAGATCGAATGGGCTTCGGGGGTTTCCCGCGAAGCTAGCGGCGAACTGTCCGTCCAGGGCATCACTGCCAGCGCGCTCGCCGAAGAATTCGGCACGCCGCTGTTTGTGCTCGACGAGAACGACTTCCGCGCCCGTGCCCGCGGTTTCAAGACCGCCTTCGACCAGGCGTTCAAGGAGTTGTGCGGGGCAGTAGACGTCTACTACGCCGGCAAGGCCTTTGTCTGCACCGAGGTGGCCCGCTGGGTGACCGATGAGGGGCTGCGCCTGGACACCTGCTCCGGCGGCGAATTGGCGGTGGCCCAGGCCGCCGGCGTTCCCGCGGCGAATCTCTCGCTGCACGGAAACAACAAGTCCGCCGCGGAGATCACCCGGGCCATCACCATGGGCGTCGGGCGCATCGTCATTGATTCGCTCGACGAGCTCGAACGCGTCATCACCCTGGCCGGCTCCCTGGGCCGCACCGCGGAAGTGATGCTGCGCATCACCCCGGGAGTGCACGCCTCGACCCATGAGGCGATCGCCACCGCCCATGAGGACCAGAAATTCGGGCTGTCGATCCTGGCCGATGCCACCGGCACCTCGCCGGCATTGCGCGCGGTGGCTCGTGCCATCGAGGCAAAGAACGTGAACCTGCTGGGCCTGCACGCCCACATCGGTTCGCAGATCTTCGAGGCCGAGGGCTTCGCCATGGTCGCGCGCACCATGCTGGGCTTGCTCGCGCAGATCCGCGAGATCCACCAGGTGGCGCTGCCCGAGCTGGATCTGGGTGGCGGCTACGGCATCGCCTACACTTCCGAGGACCACCCCTCCACCCCTGCGAAGCTGGCCAGCCAGATGGCCGAGGTCGTTGCCGCGACCTGCCAGGAACTGGCGCTGGACTGCCCGCGCATCTCGATCGAGCCGGGCCGCGCCATTGCCGGCCCAACCACCTTCACCCTCTACGAGGCCGGAGTCCGCAAGGACGTCCAGGTGGAAGACGCCAGCGGAGAGCTGTTCCCGCGCCGCTACATTTCGGTGGATGGCGGCATGAGCGACAACCCGCGCCCGGTGCTCTATGACGCGCAATACACCGCCGTGCTCGCTGGCCGTATGACGCAAAGCGACGCAATTATTTCTCGCGTAGTTGGGAAACATTGCGAGTCAGGTGACATAGTCGTGAAGGACGTTTACCTGCCCGAAGACGTGGCCGCTGGCGACTTGCTCGCGGTTCCGGCCACCGGCGCCTACTGCTGGGCCCTGTCGAGCAACTACAACTACCTCACCCGCCCCGCGGTGGTAGCGGTACGCGATGGCCAAGCCCGCCTGATCGTGCGCAGGGAAACCGAAGACGACTTGCTAGCCCGCGACATGGGAGTTTAA
- a CDS encoding VIT1/CCC1 transporter family protein gives MSQSANAHPGEPHDLNFAERLNWLRAGVLGANDGIVSVAATVVGVAGVTNQSAPIFIAGMAAVIGGAISMALGEYVSVSSQRDSQRALVEKERQELAEDPEAELAELAGIYQAKGLSRQTAMQVATELTAHDPLAAHLSAELNIDEEEEANPWHAAYASAAAFVVGAILPMLAIMLPPQQIRIPVTFAAVLVALALTGTLGAYIGGSSKRVSALRLVIGGALALAATFFVGSLLGSSGMI, from the coding sequence ATGAGCCAATCAGCTAATGCCCATCCCGGCGAACCTCATGACCTGAATTTCGCCGAACGCCTCAACTGGCTGCGTGCCGGGGTGCTCGGCGCCAACGACGGCATTGTCTCGGTGGCGGCGACCGTCGTAGGCGTAGCAGGAGTCACCAACCAGTCAGCCCCGATCTTCATTGCCGGAATGGCCGCGGTGATCGGCGGTGCCATCTCCATGGCGCTGGGCGAGTATGTTTCGGTCAGCAGCCAGCGGGATTCCCAGCGCGCCCTGGTGGAGAAGGAACGCCAAGAGCTCGCCGAAGATCCAGAGGCAGAACTCGCTGAGCTTGCCGGCATCTACCAGGCGAAGGGGCTGAGCCGGCAAACCGCGATGCAGGTGGCCACCGAACTGACCGCACACGATCCGCTGGCAGCCCATTTGTCGGCAGAGCTGAATATCGACGAAGAAGAAGAGGCCAACCCCTGGCATGCGGCCTATGCTTCCGCCGCGGCTTTCGTGGTTGGCGCGATATTGCCCATGCTTGCCATCATGCTGCCACCGCAACAGATCCGCATTCCCGTGACCTTTGCCGCGGTGCTTGTTGCCCTGGCGCTCACAGGAACGCTCGGCGCCTACATCGGTGGAAGCTCCAAACGGGTCTCAGCGCTCCGGCTGGTTATCGGTGGCGCGCTGGCCCTGGCCGCGACGTTCTTTGTTGGCTCACTGCTCGGCTCCAGCGGAATGATCTAG
- the thrB gene encoding homoserine kinase translates to MTAQIALGQHLIVCPPATSANLGPGFDSLGLALEYRDRLEVRTAQSSSVQIDGEGAGELPTDESHLIIKEMRRYWAKAGFEAAGVQLIAHNRIPHARGMGSSAAAIVAAYAAADALLPEGSRGGTEAVFQAAAQWEGHPDNVAPAVFGGLSISSTSADGSFSSVQVPLHQDLRAVLAIPSNGLSTEVARGALPAQVDHSIAAANSASAALLIHALSNDPSVLLAGTKDYLHQDYRAASMPQSAALIATLREAGLAAVVSGAGPTVLTLVAGDAQVAEVLARIDEFSAHSTVSWRAEVPTLAANGVTVEVL, encoded by the coding sequence ATGACTGCGCAGATCGCCCTCGGCCAGCACCTGATCGTTTGCCCGCCCGCCACCTCCGCCAACCTTGGCCCGGGCTTTGACTCGCTGGGCCTGGCCCTGGAATACCGGGACCGCCTGGAAGTGCGCACCGCCCAGTCCAGCAGCGTGCAGATTGACGGCGAGGGTGCCGGCGAGCTGCCGACTGATGAATCGCACCTGATCATCAAGGAAATGCGCCGCTACTGGGCCAAGGCAGGATTTGAAGCGGCCGGGGTGCAGCTGATCGCCCACAACCGCATTCCGCACGCCCGCGGCATGGGCTCTTCGGCGGCGGCCATTGTTGCCGCCTACGCCGCGGCCGACGCGCTGCTGCCCGAAGGATCGCGCGGCGGCACCGAAGCGGTCTTCCAGGCCGCCGCCCAGTGGGAAGGCCACCCCGATAATGTGGCACCGGCTGTTTTTGGCGGCCTGAGCATTTCCTCCACCAGCGCCGATGGCAGCTTCAGCTCGGTGCAGGTTCCCTTGCACCAGGATTTGCGCGCGGTGCTGGCCATCCCCTCCAACGGGCTGTCCACCGAGGTGGCCCGCGGCGCCCTGCCCGCCCAGGTGGACCACTCCATCGCCGCCGCCAACAGCGCGAGCGCTGCGCTGCTGATTCATGCCTTGAGCAACGACCCGTCGGTGCTGCTGGCCGGCACCAAGGACTATCTGCACCAGGACTACCGCGCGGCATCCATGCCGCAGAGCGCCGCGCTGATCGCAACGCTGCGCGAGGCCGGACTGGCCGCGGTGGTTTCCGGGGCCGGGCCAACCGTGCTGACCTTGGTGGCCGGCGACGCGCAGGTGGCCGAAGTGCTGGCCAGGATTGACGAATTTTCTGCCCATTCCACGGTGTCGTGGCGTGCGGAAGTTCCCACGCTGGCCGCCAACGGTGTTACAGTAGAAGTGCTGTAG
- a CDS encoding homoserine dehydrogenase has translation MSGEKNLKVALLGCGTVGAQVARILLEDANELASRSGAGLQLIGIAVRNLETKRDVDLPKELFTTDALALIEQADVVIELLGGLDPAGQYIAAALSKGASVVTGNKALIALKGAELNEVAAGSGAQLRYEAAVAGAIPILRPIADSLAGDHITKVMGIVNGTTNFILDAMDTTGAAFGDVLAEAQALGYAEADPTADVGGHDAAAKAAILASLAFHTSISSEQVSTEGITEVTAEDVAAAAEAGYVIKLLAIAEQGDAGISVRVYPALIRRGHPLATVHGAFNAVFVEAENAGDLMFYGAGAGGNATASAVMGDVVAVARQIAAGAPLPNGSVHQRPRMLDFDAITTRYWIGLSVKDQSGVLAAIATVFGEHGVSIQSMSQQGDAHSGAQLRILTHQGTESALASTVEALKALDAVHSVLSVMRVEGN, from the coding sequence TTGAGCGGCGAAAAGAACCTGAAGGTAGCCCTGCTGGGTTGCGGCACGGTCGGAGCCCAGGTGGCCCGGATCCTGCTGGAAGACGCAAATGAATTGGCATCCCGCTCGGGTGCCGGACTGCAGCTGATCGGCATTGCGGTGCGCAACCTGGAGACCAAGCGTGATGTGGACTTGCCCAAGGAGCTTTTCACCACCGATGCGCTGGCACTGATCGAACAGGCCGATGTGGTCATCGAGCTGCTCGGCGGGCTGGACCCGGCCGGGCAGTACATCGCCGCCGCCCTGTCCAAGGGCGCCAGCGTGGTCACCGGCAACAAGGCGCTGATCGCGCTCAAGGGCGCCGAGCTGAACGAGGTGGCCGCAGGCAGCGGCGCCCAGCTGCGCTATGAGGCCGCCGTGGCCGGGGCCATCCCGATCCTTCGCCCGATCGCCGATTCGCTGGCTGGGGACCACATCACCAAGGTGATGGGCATCGTCAACGGCACCACCAACTTCATCCTGGACGCCATGGACACCACCGGCGCTGCCTTTGGCGACGTGCTGGCCGAAGCCCAGGCGCTGGGATACGCCGAAGCCGATCCGACCGCCGACGTGGGAGGGCACGATGCCGCGGCCAAGGCCGCCATCCTCGCCTCGCTGGCTTTCCACACCAGCATCTCCTCGGAACAGGTTTCCACCGAAGGCATCACCGAGGTCACCGCCGAGGATGTGGCCGCCGCTGCCGAGGCCGGCTACGTGATCAAGCTGCTGGCCATCGCCGAACAGGGCGACGCAGGCATTTCGGTGCGTGTCTACCCGGCGCTGATCCGCCGCGGCCACCCGCTGGCCACCGTTCACGGGGCCTTCAACGCGGTCTTCGTCGAAGCCGAAAACGCCGGGGACCTGATGTTCTACGGCGCCGGGGCCGGAGGCAATGCCACCGCCAGCGCCGTGATGGGCGACGTGGTCGCCGTGGCACGGCAGATCGCCGCCGGCGCGCCGCTGCCCAACGGCTCGGTGCACCAGCGCCCGCGGATGCTGGATTTCGACGCGATCACCACCCGCTACTGGATCGGCCTGTCGGTCAAGGACCAGTCCGGGGTGCTCGCGGCTATCGCCACCGTTTTTGGCGAGCATGGCGTGTCGATCCAGTCGATGAGCCAGCAGGGCGACGCGCACTCCGGCGCGCAGCTGCGCATTCTCACCCACCAGGGCACCGAATCGGCCCTGGCCAGCACCGTCGAAGCACTCAAGGCCTTGGACGCGGTGCATTCAGTACTATCCGTTATGCGAGTTGAAGGAAACTAA
- the rho gene encoding transcription termination factor Rho translates to MTETTSLNEGVDTKTSETKSAGLASLKMTQLQQLASQLGITGGSRMRKADLVKAIGDHQRGGSVAAKDAKAAKADTETAAAPAEQPKETKARSRRAPKAEAKVEADAAPEAQPAAEPAAAEQKPVRTRRPSRRVTDSGKAPVAAEAKTEAPEAASETEAAPAEQKAPRQRRNSKAKAEAAAEQPAANAEPKAEAAEGNGEAREERRERNNNRRDRNNRRERNNDRAERNDRGEGGEPENNGEAREERRERGNRRERNNDRAERNDRGEAGEPENNGEAREERRERGNRRERNNDRAERNNERTESSETEGGEERNERNNDRNDRNNRRERNNDRNDRNNRRERNNDRNERNNDRNNRNRRNRRDDDEPQLSEDDVVLPVAGILDVLENYAFVRTSGYLPGPNDVYVTLGQVKKYNLRKGDAIVGAIRQPREGETPNPRQKFNALVQLTSVNGKKPEDNRERVEFNKLVPLYPTERLRLETDPKLVGPRVIDLVAPIGKGQRGLIVSPPKAGKTLILQAIANAITINNPEVHLMMVLVDERPEEVTDMQRTVKGEVIASTFDRPADDHTTVAELAIERAKRLVEMGMDVVVLLDSMTRLGRAYNLSAPASGRILSGGVDSAALYPPKRFFGAARNIENGGSLTILATALVETGSKMDEVIFEEFKGTGNMELRLSRQLAEKRIFPAVDVNASSTRREEQLMSAEEVRIMWRLRRMLSGIDPQQALEVLTGKIRETGSNAEFLMLVNKTTPNKD, encoded by the coding sequence GTGACCGAAACCACGAGCCTCAACGAAGGCGTGGACACCAAGACTTCCGAAACCAAGAGCGCCGGTCTGGCCTCTTTGAAGATGACCCAGCTCCAGCAGCTGGCTTCGCAGCTGGGCATTACCGGCGGATCGCGAATGCGCAAAGCCGACCTGGTCAAGGCCATCGGCGATCACCAGCGCGGCGGCTCCGTTGCCGCCAAGGACGCCAAGGCCGCCAAGGCTGACACCGAAACAGCGGCAGCTCCAGCCGAGCAGCCAAAGGAAACCAAAGCCCGCTCCCGCCGCGCACCGAAGGCAGAAGCCAAGGTCGAGGCCGATGCAGCGCCTGAGGCACAGCCAGCCGCCGAGCCAGCTGCCGCCGAGCAGAAGCCAGTGCGCACCCGCCGCCCATCGCGCCGCGTGACCGACTCGGGCAAGGCCCCGGTCGCCGCCGAAGCGAAGACCGAGGCGCCGGAAGCTGCCAGCGAAACCGAAGCAGCCCCAGCAGAGCAGAAGGCTCCGCGCCAGCGCCGCAACTCCAAGGCCAAGGCAGAAGCCGCCGCCGAGCAGCCAGCAGCGAACGCCGAGCCAAAGGCCGAGGCCGCTGAAGGCAACGGCGAAGCCCGCGAGGAGCGCCGCGAGCGCAACAACAACCGCCGCGATCGCAACAACCGCCGTGAGCGCAACAACGACCGCGCCGAGCGCAATGACCGCGGCGAAGGCGGCGAGCCGGAGAACAACGGCGAGGCCCGCGAGGAGCGCCGCGAGCGCGGCAACCGCCGCGAGCGCAACAACGACCGTGCCGAGCGCAATGACCGCGGCGAAGCCGGCGAGCCGGAGAACAACGGCGAGGCCCGCGAGGAGCGCCGTGAACGCGGCAACCGCCGCGAGCGCAACAACGACCGTGCAGAGCGCAACAACGAGCGCACCGAGTCCAGCGAGACCGAGGGCGGCGAAGAGCGCAACGAGCGCAATAACGACCGCAACGATCGCAATAACCGCCGCGAGCGCAACAACGATCGCAATGATCGCAATAACCGCCGCGAGCGCAACAACGACCGCAATGAGCGCAACAACGATCGCAATAACCGCAACCGCCGCAACCGCCGTGATGACGACGAGCCGCAGCTGAGCGAAGACGATGTCGTGTTGCCGGTCGCCGGCATCCTGGACGTGCTGGAGAACTACGCGTTCGTCCGCACCTCCGGCTACCTGCCAGGCCCCAACGACGTGTACGTCACCCTGGGCCAGGTCAAGAAGTACAACCTGCGCAAGGGCGATGCCATTGTCGGCGCCATCCGCCAGCCGCGCGAGGGCGAGACCCCGAACCCGCGCCAGAAGTTCAACGCCCTGGTGCAGCTGACTTCGGTCAACGGCAAGAAGCCGGAAGACAACCGCGAGCGCGTGGAGTTCAACAAGCTCGTTCCGCTGTACCCAACCGAGCGCCTGCGCCTGGAAACCGATCCGAAGCTGGTCGGCCCGCGTGTCATCGACCTGGTGGCCCCGATCGGCAAGGGCCAGCGCGGCCTGATCGTTTCGCCTCCGAAGGCCGGCAAGACCCTGATCCTGCAGGCCATCGCGAACGCGATCACCATCAACAACCCAGAAGTGCACCTGATGATGGTTCTGGTGGACGAGCGTCCCGAAGAAGTCACCGACATGCAGCGCACCGTCAAGGGCGAGGTTATTGCCTCGACCTTCGACCGCCCGGCCGATGACCACACCACGGTGGCCGAGCTGGCCATCGAGCGCGCCAAGCGCCTGGTGGAAATGGGCATGGATGTTGTGGTCCTGCTGGACTCGATGACCCGCCTGGGCCGCGCCTACAACCTCTCGGCTCCGGCCTCGGGCCGCATCCTCTCCGGTGGTGTGGATTCCGCTGCGCTGTACCCGCCAAAGCGCTTCTTCGGTGCTGCCCGCAACATCGAAAATGGCGGTTCGCTGACCATCCTTGCCACCGCACTGGTGGAGACCGGGTCCAAGATGGACGAGGTCATCTTCGAGGAATTCAAGGGCACCGGCAACATGGAACTGCGCCTCTCGCGCCAGCTGGCAGAGAAGCGCATCTTCCCGGCCGTCGACGTCAACGCGTCGAGCACCCGCCGCGAAGAGCAGCTGATGAGTGCCGAAGAGGTGCGCATCATGTGGCGCCTGCGCCGCATGCTCTCGGGCATCGATCCGCAGCAGGCACTGGAAGTGCTCACCGGCAAGATCCGCGAAACCGGATCCAACGCAGAATTCTTGATGCTGGTCAACAAGACCACCCCGAACAAGGATTAG
- the thrC gene encoding threonine synthase, which yields MAHQWRGVIREYAERLPVDENTKVITLGEGGTPLVYAPALSAHTGNEVYLKVEGMNPTGSFKDRGMTMAMTAAVAAGAKAVVCASTGNTSASAAAYATQAGLKCAVLVPDGKISMGKLSQAIAHGADIIQIDGNFDNCLEVARKLSENYPVFLVNSVNPARIQGQKTGAFEVVDFLGDAPDYHLLPVGNAGNITAYWKGYKEYSSAWTNEAGKELEPVSTKNPIMWGFQAAGAAPIVAGHPITEPDTIATAIRIGNPASWEQAEAARDESGGQIDSVTDEQILEAHRWLSAREGVFVEPASAAGVAGLLKHHAAGNVPTGKKIVITVTGHGLKDPDWALKQADGSEVAPKKVAFDVVEVAGALGLA from the coding sequence GTGGCTCACCAGTGGCGCGGAGTAATCCGCGAATATGCCGAACGCCTGCCAGTCGACGAGAACACCAAGGTCATCACCCTGGGCGAGGGTGGAACCCCGTTGGTCTACGCCCCGGCCCTGTCGGCTCACACCGGCAACGAGGTGTACCTCAAGGTCGAGGGCATGAACCCGACCGGATCCTTCAAGGACCGCGGCATGACCATGGCGATGACCGCCGCGGTCGCCGCCGGCGCCAAGGCCGTGGTCTGCGCTTCCACCGGCAACACCTCCGCCTCGGCCGCGGCCTACGCCACCCAGGCCGGCCTGAAGTGCGCGGTGCTGGTGCCGGACGGCAAGATCTCCATGGGCAAGCTCTCCCAGGCCATCGCCCACGGCGCGGACATCATCCAGATCGACGGCAACTTCGACAACTGCCTTGAAGTGGCCCGCAAGCTGAGCGAAAACTACCCGGTGTTCCTGGTCAATTCCGTGAACCCGGCCCGCATCCAGGGCCAGAAGACCGGCGCCTTCGAGGTCGTCGACTTCCTGGGCGACGCTCCGGACTACCACCTGCTGCCAGTGGGCAACGCGGGCAACATCACCGCCTACTGGAAGGGCTACAAGGAGTACTCCTCGGCGTGGACCAACGAGGCGGGCAAGGAACTGGAACCGGTTTCGACCAAGAACCCGATCATGTGGGGCTTCCAGGCCGCCGGCGCCGCGCCGATCGTGGCCGGGCACCCGATCACCGAACCCGACACCATCGCCACCGCCATCCGCATCGGCAACCCTGCCTCCTGGGAACAGGCCGAGGCGGCCCGCGACGAGTCCGGCGGGCAGATCGACTCGGTGACCGATGAGCAGATCCTCGAAGCGCACCGCTGGCTCTCGGCCCGCGAAGGCGTATTCGTGGAGCCAGCTTCGGCCGCCGGCGTGGCCGGACTGCTCAAGCACCACGCCGCAGGCAACGTGCCCACCGGCAAGAAGATCGTCATCACCGTCACCGGCCACGGACTGAAGGACCCGGACTGGGCCCTGAAGCAGGCCGATGGCTCCGAGGTCGCGCCGAAGAAGGTGGCCTTCGACGTGGTCGAGGTCGCCGGCGCACTGGGCCTGGCCTAG